A window from Culex pipiens pallens isolate TS chromosome 3, TS_CPP_V2, whole genome shotgun sequence encodes these proteins:
- the LOC120413927 gene encoding WD repeat-containing protein 46, with translation MGKTPKRYFDSAGGDEGTADAKGISTEGVKQEKKGKKEPKFKADPEGGMDVIQVDDKRARHFRAPKRGGGKKVKLREVPVDPEALRRHSRGDGVRLEGVKSRFQKIRQKRKDINIEFAEEQAARAEVLLNEEEGFLEVSDDELTTEVSQAEIVENVDITTAAKHFNLQLEFGPYRMRYTKNGTYLLLGGKRGHVAAFNWVKKSLLCEMNVMESVHDVTWLMNQTMFAVAQKNWVHVYDSKGTELHCVKGMNRVTRMEYLPYHFLLNSANEEGFITWMDVSVGQTVASYNSRMGKISMMCQNPWNAVTCVGNSKGVVSMWSPSVRDPLAKMLCHSMPLTAVAVDPTGTQMATAGLDRTVKLWDIRQLDGPTVEYRLQTAASGIDLSQKGLMAISMGNICEIFKKPSFVQKDNRPYLRQRAPATISNFRFCPFEDILGIATATGFTSIIVPGSGEPNFDTLEANPFQSLSQRREEEVHKLLEKIPSEFISLNPAQIGEVDVPSLKDRLDAKTNLLTMKAPKINFEPRMKHRMSKAKRIKSKKIVKETLRNAAIADIRSAKEALKEERGTGAQETGDFIPLESGSVLDRFRDKKKLKKKK, from the coding sequence CTGACCCGGAAGGGGGCATGGACGTGATTCAGGTGGATGATAAACGAGCGCGTCATTTCCGGGCTCCGAAGCGGGGCGGGGGCAAGAAGGTCAAGCTGAGGGAGGTTCCCGTCGATCCGGAGGCGTTGCGAAGGCACTCGCGTGGGGATGGCGTTCGTTTGGAGGGAGTTAAGAGTCGGTTTCAGAAGATAAGGCAGAAGCGAAAGGATATTAATATTGAGTTTGCGGAGGAGCAGGCAGCGCGGGCGGAGGTTTTGCTGAACGAGGAGGAGGGTTTTTTGGAGGTGAGCGATGACGAGTTGACGACGGAGGTGAGCCAGGCGGAGATTGTGGAGAACGTGGACATTACGACGGCGGCGAAGCATTTCAATTTGCAGCTGGAGTTTGGTCCGTACAGGATGAGGTACACGAAGAACGGAACGTATTTGCTGCTGGGTGGGAAGAGGGGTCACGTGGCCGCGTTCAACTGGGTCAAGAAGTCGCTACTGTGCGAGATGAACGTGATGGAGTCGGTGCACGACGTGACCTGGTTGATGAACCAGACCATGTTTGCGGTTGCTCAGAAGAATTGGGTCCACGTGTACGACAGCAAGGGAACGGAACTGCACTGCGTTAAAGGAATGAACCGTGTGACAAGGATGGAGTACCTTCCGTACCACTTTTTGCTGAACTCTGCCAACGAAGAGGGGTTCATCACGTGGATGGACGTGTCAGTTGGGCAGACGGTCGCCTCGTACAACTCTCGCATGGGGAAGATCAGCATGATGTGCCAAAATCCGTGGAATGCCGTGACCTGCGTCGGAAACTCCAAGGGCGTCGTATCAATGTGGTCACCATCGGTCCGCGATCCGCTGGCCAAAATGCTCTGCCACTCGATGCCCCTCACAGCGGTCGCAGTTGACCCAACCGGAACGCAAATGGCCACCGCCGGTCTAGATCGAACGGTCAAGCTTTGGGACATTCGCCAGCTGGACGGACCAACCGTAGAGTACCGTCTTCAAACCGCAGCCTCCGGAATCGACCTGTCCCAAAAAGGACTCATGGCCATCTCAATGGGCAACATCTGTGAAATCTTCAAAAAGCCCTCCTTCGTCCAAAAAGACAACCGACCCTACCTTCGTCAACGCGCCCCGGCCACCATCTCCAACTTCCGCTTCTGCCCCTTCGAGGACATCCTCGGCATCGCCACCGCGACCGGATTCACCTCCATCATCGTGCCCGGCTCGGGCGAACCCAACTTCGACACCCTCGAGGCGAACCCCTTCCAATCGCTCTCCCAACGTCGCGAAGAGGAAGTCCACAAGCTGCTCGAGAAAATCCCCTCCGAATTCATCTCGCTCAACCCAGCCCAAATCGGCGAAGTGGACGTCCCCTCCCTGAAGGACCGTCTAGACGCGAAAACGAACCTGCTCACCATGAAGGCACCGAAAATCAACTTCGAACCGCGCATGAAGCACCGGATGTCGAAGGCGAAGCGCATCAAGAGCAAGAAAATCGTCAAGGAAACGCTCCGGAATGCGGCCATTGCGGACATTCGAAGTGCGAAGGAAGCGCTGAAGGAGGAGAGAGGGACGGGGGCGCAGGAGACGGGAGATTTTATTCCGCTGGAATCGGGCAGCGTGCTGGATCGGTTTCGGGACAAGAAGAagctgaagaagaagaagtga